A segment of the Leptotrichia massiliensis genome:
CAATCCGAACTTGGACCGGCTTTAAAGATTCGCTTGGCGTTGCCGCTTTGCAGCTCTCTGTACCGGCCATTGTAGCACGTGTGTAGCCCAGATCATAAGGGGCATGATGACTTGACGTCATCCCCACCTTCCTCCTGCTCTTCGCAGGCAGTCTCGCTAGAGTCCCCAACTTAATGATGGTAACTAACGATAGGGGTTGCGCTCGTTGCGGGACTTAACCCAACATCTCACGACACGAGCTGTCGACAGCCATGCACCACCTGTCTCTACGTTCCCGAAGGCACTGCCTGTTCTCACAGGCATTCGTAGGATGTCAAGATCTGGTAAGGTTCCTCGCGTTGCGTCGAATTAAACCACATGCTCCACCGCTTGTGCGGGTCCCCGTCAATTCCTTTGAGTTTCAGCCTTGCGGCCGTACTCCCCAGGCGGATTACTTATCGCATTTGCTTCGGCACGGACACTCTTCATGCCCACACCCAGTAATCATCGTTTACAGCTAGGACTACCAGGGTATCTAATCCTGTTCGCTCCCCTAGCTTTCGCACTTCAGCGTCAGTTGCCGTCCAGTGAACTATCTTCATCATCGGCATTCCTGCACATATCTACGAATTTCACCTCTACTCGTGCAGTTCCGTCCACCTCTCCAGCACTCTAGCCAAACAGTTTCCAGGGCAGGCTTGCGGTTGAGCCGCAAGTTTTCACCCCAGACTTGTCTGGCCGCCTAGATGCCCTTTATGCCCAATAATTCCGGATAACGCTTGCGACATACGTATTACCGCGGCTGCTGGCACGTATTTAGCCGTCGCTTCTTCTGCAGGTACCGTCACTTTCTTCTTCCCTGCTGAAAGCACTTTACAATCCGAAAACCTTCTTCGTGCACACAGAATTGCTGGATCAGGGTTGCCCCCATTGTCCAATATTCCCCACTGCTGCCTCCCGTAGGAGTAAGGGCCGTATCTCAGTCCCCTTGTGGCCGTTCACCCTCTCAGGCCGGCTACCTATCATCGCCTTGGTGAGCCGTTACCTCACCAACAAGCTAATAGGACGCAAAGCTCTCCTGCAGCATCTCTTTTCATTGCCAGGCACATGCGTGCCGGCAATTGTATCAGGTGTTATCAGTCGTTTCCGTCTGTTATCCCTATCTGCAGGGCAAGTTCTTTACGCGTTACTCACCCGTCCGCCTTGGCTAGGCTGTGCAAGCACAGATTTGCCAAAGACTTGCATGTGTTAAGCATTCTGTCAGCGTTCATCCTGAGCCAGGATCAAACTCTTCATTCAATATATTTTACATATATTTAAATTTCACCTTTATCTTGACGAGAATCTTGTTTTACAACAAGAGCTCTTGACTATTATTTATCTTTTACACATTATTGCTTCTTCTATTCTTATCTCAATTGTCCTGCGACACGATTTCGTATCGACAAGATATATATTATCATAACTGAATTTATTTGTCAACTACTTTTTTTCAAAAAATTTGTGTTTTTGAATATTTTTATTCGTAGTCTATTTTTTATTTCTTAGAAAGGTATTATTTTATATTAGTTTATTTCAAGATATTTATTTATTATTTCAATACTTTTTATATAATTTTCTGTAAGACTACTATTATTTTTGTAATATAATTGTATAAACTCTTGGTTATTTTGTTCAAGTAAGGATTGTAATATCTTATCATATTCAGAAGTTTTATATTTTGATTTATCTTTTGAGTTTGATTTTTTTTCAATATATAGCAGAATATCAAAATTGCTGTGTTTAATAAAATCTTCTATTACTGGGTTTTTTGTATCATTTTGAATTATTGAAAATGTTTGTAAAGAAGAAAATTCTGTATCTATAAAAGTTAGTTTATCAGCATTTTTGATAGATTCTAGTATTCTTCTATTGTGTTCATAAGCAATATTGCTGTAATCAGAGTACTGAATGTTTTCTATGTGATTCTGCATTTCTTCTTTTATATACTCTTTTCGATATTCTTTTACATAAGTTGTGTTATAATAATTTGCTAATTTATGAGTTAAGTTAGTTTTTCCTGAATATTCCGAACCAATTATTGCTACTTTTAGGACAAAAAATTCTCTTACATATTTTGGAATAAAAAACCAGTTTTTATATGGATTTTTTCTTATTTCTGTTGCACTAATATGAAAATTGTTTCTATTTATGTCTATTAATTTAATTTCTAAATTTTTATTGAAAGTTTTTTCAAAATTGGGTAATGTCAAAAAATTATTTTTGTAGTTTTCCACATCTTGAGTTTCATTTGTAAAAATTATGTCAACTTTAATTTTATTTTTTAAAAGTGTTTCCTGTACTCTTTCACTCCATAATTTCCAGCCATTGGGATAAAATGGTATACCATCTTCCGCAAGATGTATTATTTTTATATTTTTTTGGTGTTTAAAAGTTTTTTCTACAAATCTAATTCTATCTTTTACAGTTGGCATTTTTTTCATTTTTGAGTCTTCAAATAATTTTTTATCCCTGTCATCATCAGTGCATACCACAACATATAAATTTTCTACGTAACCACTAGCTCTTTGAATAAAATCAACATGTCCAATATGAAGTGGATAAAACTTTCCAAATATTATTCCATTTTTTTGCATTTTTTATTTTATTCTCCTTTTTGAAGTAAATCTCACTTACTAAATTTTAATAAAATCTATTCTTCCATTTCTAAAATTTTTAAATTTTCAACATTATTATTAACTGTTTTTTCTTCAAATTTTGCATTCGAAATTTCTGTAAATCTTTTGCTTATTTTGTTTGAAGTTGTATTGATTTCTTTTACATCTTTAGAAACTTTTTCGATATCTTTTTGTAAATTATCCCAACGAGTACGGTATCTTGTAAACTCAACATTCAATTTTTCGAGTTCCTGCTGAATTATATTTGCATATTTATCACGTTCTAAGTTTGTCATCATAACTTGAATTACTGTCAATACTGAAATTAAAGTTGTTGGGGATGCTATCCGTACATTTTTTTTGTAGGCATATTCTATTATATCTGTGTGATAAGCATTTATTTCAGCAAAAATTGCTTCAGCTGGAAGAAACAATATTGCCTGTTCACTCGTTTCATTTTTTATTATATATTTTGAAGAAATTGCGTCTATATGTTTTTTCAAATCAGTCACAAAATCTTTCCGAGCATTTTCTCTTTCAATTTGAGATAAATCATTATTATACATTTTTCTATAATTTTCCAACGGAAATTTTGAGTCAACTGCGATATTTCCAAGTGGTTCTGGCGTGAAAATAATAGAATCAACAATGGTTCCGTTTGAAAGTTTATATTGTTTTTGATAAAGTTTATCATTTTTTTCTCCAAAAACTGAAGATAATATTTGGTAAAGCTGAATTTCACCAAAAATTCCACGACTTTTTTTATCAGTTAGAATGTCTTGAAGTGAAACCACATTGCTTGACAATGCTTCAATTTTTTTCTGTGCTTCATCAATTTTACTCAGACGTTCCAACACGTTTCCAAAAGTTTTTGTTGTCTCCTCAAACCCTTTTGATAAACGTTCTTCCACTTTCATATTCATTACATCAAGTCTATTTTCAATTTTTTGACTTAATTTTTCAAAATTTTCATTTATATTTTTTGTAAGTCCATCTTTAAATTCGTTTATATTTTTTGTCAAACTCTGATTATTTTCAGTCATTACGCCTGTCAACGCTGTATTATTTTCATTTAAACGAACTGACAGCTTTTGAATGTTATTATTCATGCTGGAAGTTAAAAGTTGACTATTTTCAGTATGATTTTTAGATAACAACTGATTATTATCGTTCATTGTACCACTTAAATTTTGTCCCAGCTGATTAAACCTTAAAAGTAATTTTTCATTATTTTCAGATAATTTATTTTGTAAGTTATTTATGCCTTCAAGCAAGTTATTTTTTGCATTTAGGCTTATTGTTTTTTCAATTTCATCAAATTTTTTCTTATTTTCCTCAAAATTTTGCTGATTATTTTCGTTAATCTGATTTAACAGCATTTTTTCTTCATTTTCAATGTTTTTCTTATTAAGAAAAATAATTGTTCCAACAACTGTAACAATGTTTATTATCACGATAATTATTACTACTGTTATCATTTCTATTCCTCATTTCTAATTAAAAGAATTTCCAAGTTCCATCTTCGTATCTGACTCTTTTTTGAGTATCTTGAGAATTATTATCTTCTGATTGAGAAGTTTGAACTTCTGATTCACGGTTAATTCTTTCTTTTCTTATTATTTTTGGAGAATCTTTTATTTGTAAATTTTCATTTTTTTGTTTTGAAATTTGAAAATCTATTGTTAATTCTTCGGGATTTCTTGGTTTTATTGGATTTTGAAAATTTTCTGGCTGTTCTGATTCTGAAAAATATGTTTCCTCTTTTTCAGGAGTATTTTCAAATTCAGGATCAGGATTTTCTATTTTTTTCATTGCCAGTTTTTCCCTTATTTTTTCAAGAAGTTTTTTGTCTTCTTCGTTCAAATTATCAAAAATATTTTCATAATGTTCAATATTCTTTGTATCAAATTTTTTCATAAATTCTCTGATTGTTATGGATTCTGGACTATATGCAACTTGGTATTGACTGTCTGAATTTTTATCATAAAAAACTTCATTAATAAATCCCATTTTTTCCAAATCAGATAAAATTTCTTTCACAAAAAAAACTTCCATACCTAGCCTATCAGTTAATTTTTGATACGTAAATGACTCTTTTTTTTCAACAAAATTTTTGATAATTAAGGATAAAATTAAAATTCCAGCTTCCCTTTTTACTTTGATTGGCATTTCAATTTTTTCGCTGTATAAGAACTCATCCGATGTTTGAATTGAAAAAGCTATTTGCGCTCCAAGCAAAATTGTTACCCAAACATATTGTACCCATATTAGGAAAATAGGAATTAGAGCCAAACTTCCATAAATTATATTGTATCTTGTAATTGACGACTGTAATAATAAGAACAGCAATTTCCATCCAAAAGTAAGTAATGTCGTTACAATTCCTGCATAAACTGCTGGTTTTATTTTTACATTTGTGTTTGGAATCACATAAAATAGATAACTGAACAAAATAATGTATGTCGCAGGCCCGAACAATCCAATAAATAAGTTCATAATTACTGCATTCCCTGAAAAATGTTTGGATATTTCCTCAACTGCAACAGAATTTAAGGCTGATAGCAAAACAAAAAATATTGGTCCTAAAAATATAATTGCAATATAGTCAATAACTCTTCTTGTAATTGATCTTTTCTTATTAATTTTCCATATTTTATTAAAGGAATTTTCAAGCATTATTAAAACTTTTACTGCTGAATAAATTAAAATAACAATTCCTACTCCAGTTAATATACTACTTTCTGTAGATAAAAGAAGCCTTTGAGCAACATCCACAATTACCCTTAAAAAACTATTATTTCCTGGCCATAATTCAAAAAACTTCTGTATGAATATTTTATCCAGCCCAAATCCCTTTGTGATTCCTAATACAAGAGCAACTACTGGAAAAATGGCAAGAAGTGAGTAGTAAGTTAAAGAAATCGCAAGTATTTGCGTTTCACCATCACGATAATTTCGGTAAATTAAGTAAATCATTCTTTTTATTTCAGATATTTTTCTTTTAAATCCGTTTTCTTTTACTTCTTTTTTTTGTTTTTGAAAATTTTTCTTTTCTTTCATAAACTTTCTCCATTTTCTTTTTTATTTTTTATTAAATGTATCTAAATAGTACAAACAAATATATTTATGCATACTCTTTTTATAAAATAAATTTATCCAAAATTAAAATATTCACGTTCTTCAAAAATTTCATTCATAATTTCATCATAGTTTTCAATTTTTGCCTCTTCTTCAAGTACATCTTCCATCTTTGGATTTGTAACTGGATGTTTTGGAGCAAAAATTACACATGAATCTTCATACGGTTCAATAGATTTTTCATAAGTTTCTATTTCCTTTGCAATTTCAATTATTTCTGTCTTGTCCATTCCGATAAGAGGCCTAAATACTGGCAATTTTTCTACAGAAGCATTTGTACATGTAAGCCCTCCCATTGTTTGAGACGCCACTTGTCCAAGGCTTTCTCCTGTAATTAATGCCTGATACTGCATTGTATTTGACAATCTTTCAGCTAGACGCATCATAGCACGTCTTGTCAAAATTGTTGCTAAATCTTTTTTTGTCTGAGTATTTATTGCTTCCTGAATTTTTAGTATATTTAACGAATAAAGTCTTGTTTTTCCAACATAAAGTGATAAAATATCTGTCAGTTCCTTTACTTTTTCAAGAGCCTGCTGGCTTGTAAATGGGAAACTGTGGAATGTTATAAAATTTAGACGCATTCCTCTTTTTGCCATCATAAACGAAGCAACTGGGCTGTCTATTCCACCAGATAAAAGTACAAGTCCCTTTCCCGTTGAACCAAGCGGAAGTCCGCCATAAGTTTTTATTCTATCCGTATAAATATAAGCATTTTTTCTAATGTCAACATTTATCATAACATCAGGATCTTTCATTTTAACTTTTTCAAAAGAACTGTTTACCAGTACATGTCCTCCGAGTTCACGTGCATAGTCCATAGATTTCTTCTCAAATCCTTTGTTACTACGATTAACTGTTATTTTAAAAGTTCTAGCTCCATTTTCATAAGCATACTTTGCAAAGTCTAATACTTTTTCCTTTATAAATTCATCATTTCTTTCAACTTTTGCCGATTGATTAAGACCTACTATTCCAAAAACTTTTTTTAGCTTGTCTGTAACTTCATCCAAATTTTCAGGATTTATTAAGACATATAATTTTGATAAATCATCAAATAACTGATAATCAAATCCTTTTAACACCTTATTAATCTTATTTTTCAATTTCTTTTCAAATTGACCCCTGTTTTTACCTTTTAGTGACAACTCTCCATAAGAAAGCCCTATTGAATTCAATAAATTTTTATCAGTATAACTGCTCATCTTTTTCCTTTCTGTTTTTTATTTAAAAAATATTATCTCATTTTCCTAATTCTTTCCACACTTTCCTTCAGTCGCTTCACAACTTCATCAATTTCCTTTTCTGTATTATCCTTTGAAAAACTGAACCTTATTGCTCCATCTAGTTCTGATTGAGTAAGTCCCATAACTTCAAGTATTCTGCTATTCCCTTTTTTTGATGAACAGGCTGAGCCTGTAGAAACATAAATTTGATACATTCCTAGAAAATGTGTCAGAACCTCACCTTTTGTGCCGTTAAATGATACATTCAATACTTTAGGACTTGATTTTTCAATGCTAAGCAGGGAATTAAATTTTATATTTGTAATTTCCTCAGAGATTTTATTTGCAAGCATTTCTTTTAACTTTTGTGAATGCTCCATTTCGTTTTTTTCTTCTTTTATCAAAATCTCTACAGCTTTTGTAAAAGCCAAAATTAATTCTGTCGGCATTGTTCTTTTTACAATTCCATTTTCAGCATTTGAACCATAAATTATATTTGCAATTTTGACACGTTTATTTATATAGATGGCTCCAATTCCCTTTGGTGCATGAATTTTATGTCCACTTATTGTTATTGCATCCACAGGAATTTTATCAAACTTTATATTCGTACATCCAAGTCCTTGTACAAAATCAGTATGAAAATATGTATCTCTGTTTTTCATTTTAATAATTTTTGAAATTTGCTCCAAATCTTGAATCGCCCCAGTTTCACTATTGACTGCTCCAACTGAAACTATTACAGTGTCTTCCCTAATCATATTTTCAAGTTCTTCAATATCTATAAAACCATCTTTATCCACATTTAGATAATCCACTTTAAAGCCCAAGTTTTCATAATGCTTAAACACTTCATAGACTGACGGATGTTCAATCTTTGTTGTAATCAGATGTTTTTTTATTCGTGAATTTGCATTGATAATTCCTTGTAATACAAGGTTATTTCCATCTCCGCCACCTGCTGTAAAGTAAATTCTGTCAGCTTCAACTTTTAAGTAATCAGACACTATCTTTTTAGCATTTTTTATCTTTAATAAAGTTTTATGAGAAAAATCATGAATTGCATCGGGATTTGCATAATTTTCTTCCATTGTTTCAACTAACACATTTATAACTTCTTTACGTGGCTTTGTACTGGCTGAATTATCCAAATAAATCATTTTTCCTCCTTGTTTCAAATTATATTATAGCCTTTGAAATAGAAACTATTAAAAAAATAATTTTACTATCTCTAATGAAAATTAAATTATTATAAACTCTTGTTTTTATTATACTATATTTTATAAAATTTATCAAAACTAAATAAGCAAAAAACGGAGTTTTTTAATAAAAACTATCTTTAAAAAACAATTTTTATTTTTGCTCCGTTTGATTTTTAATATAAATTTAATTTGTATGTTAAATAATATAGAGGTTTATTTTGATTTTGAACTGCAAAATCATATTCATTAAACACTTTTTTAGCTTCTGGGATATTTTTTTTCAATTGTGTAGTTAAACTAAATTTTTCTGTAACCATTCTTGTGAGTGATTTTAACTTGTGAGAAAAATCTTCTTCCAGATAAATACTTTCTACAGCATAATTGTTATGTAAATTTAAGTCTTTTGCCATTATTTTTATAACTTCATCAAGACTCGCAATTCCATCAATTAAGTTTATATTTTTTGCTTCATCCCCTAGCCATATTTTACCTTGTGCATAGCCTTCAAGAGTATTTTCATCTATTTTACGATTTTTAGAAACACGTGATTTGAACTCCTTGTATGTTTCCTGCATAGATTGACTGATTTTCGCACGAGATTCTTCAGATAATGGTTCAAAGCTATCATAAATTTCTGAATATTTACCTTTTGATACTGAATTAGAATGAACTCCATATTTATTTTGTGCATTGTTAAATTTTGGGAGCATTGAAACTACGCCTATTGACCCTGTTATTGTGGCATTGTTTGCAAATACTTTATTTCCTGCCATTGAAATATAGTAACCTCCAGAGGCTGTTGTATCAGACATTGAAACATAAATTGGAATATTCAGTTTTGTAAGTTCTTGATAAATTATTTCAGAAGCAAGTGCTGAACCTCCACCTGAATTTACCCGAAGTACAATTCCCTTTAAATTTTTAGTTTTCATAGCTTTTTCAATTTTTTGTAAAATATTATCTGGAGTAATTACACCTTCAGTAACATCAGTTGGATCATATAAAATCGAACCTTCGGCATAAATTACAGCTATTGTTCCATTTCTTGGATTTCCTATTTTACCATCTTCTACTCTTTTTTCATAATAATCATAAATATCGGCAACATTGTCTTCCCTTATGTTTAGACGTTTTGTAAAATCAGAAAAATGCTCAAGTTTATCAACAAAATTTTTATCACGTGCAGCAAATGGAGTCAAATTAATATTATTTCCATTTACAATATCATTATTTAAAACATTTTTGTCAATTTTACGATTTTTGGAAATTTCTGTCACAAATTTATCATATCGATTTTCCAAAATTCTAGTTAATTCTGAACGCAATTCGGGAGTCATCTCATTTCCAGTATAGTTTTCTCCATAAGATTTGTAATTTCCTATACGGACTACTTCCATATTTACCCCAAGTTTATCAAAAAGCCCTTTATAATATAAATCTGAATAATGATATCCTGTCAAATCAAGACTTGCTGATGTTGATGGAACCATAACTACTTCATTGGCAATAGAAGCTAATTTATAATTGGCATTGGTAATATAAGCACCAAAAGCATATATTTTTTTATTATTTGCTTTTAATTCTTCAAATTTTTTAGACAATTCCTCTATTTTTGCAGATGATAAATTTATAGTGTCTAAAGAAATAATCACTCCTTTTACTTGATTATTATTTTTAATATCATCCAAACTATTTAAAATATCCATATACGATAATTTTTCATCTGATAGAAAATTTGAACCGATAATTTTATCTTCTGTAACGTCAGAAACATTAAAAAGTATATATTCATAGCTTTTTTTAATTTTTTCATTCTTATCTTTGGAACTAAAAATTGCAATTGTAGAAATTCCAATAATAAAAATTACAAATATCAATAACGACAGTTTTAGAAAAAACGAATATATTTCTTTTAATGTAAATATCAAAAATCTTTTGAAAAAATTCAAAAATTTCATTTTTTATTTTCCTCCTTGTATGATTTTATGCAAATCTAATTTTTTCAAATTATATCACTTTAATCTACAAATATCAATAAATAAAATATTTTTTCTATACTTTTAATTAATATCTAAACTCATACTTTTGATTAAATTATTGACAAAAATAAAAAGTAATGTATATAATTAATGTAACTAAATTATAGTTTACATAGTAAAAAACAACAGAGGAGACAAATTAAAATGAAAAAACTTGCTATATTAGGAATTATTGCTTTAGCACATACAGCACAAGCTGGATACTTAGAGGATGGGAATTCGTATTTTAAGAATAATAATTATCCAAAAGCTGAACAGATGTACTTGAAAGCCATTAAAGAAAATGATGGTGAAATTGAAACTATGTATAATTTAGGAACTTTATACTATGAACAAAATAAATTTGACAAAGCCAAAGAAATGTTTTTAAAAGCTATACAAAAAGGACATGTTAAAGCTATGTATAATTTAGGAATCTTGTATTACAACCAAAATGACCGTATCAATGCAAAAAAATATGTAAAACAAGCATCTGATTTAGACTATGAAGAAGCTCAGGAAGTTTATAAAAAAATGTTACAAGCTGGATATTAATAATCAAAAAAGTTGCAATAAAGAGAGTGTTGTTTACTTGTATATTTTTTTTAATCCAAATTATTTCACATCCTAAGTTTTTTATAAAATATAAAATAAAACTTCCCGCTTGCTAAATACCTAAATTTATGCGATAATTTAACATATTAAGAAGAGTTTTAATTTAATTTGTCAGGAGGTATCAGAATGAACGATAGAATTGTTATTACGGTTATTGGAACGGATAAAACGGGAATTGTTGCGAATGTATCAACAAAATTAAGCGAACTTAGCTTAAATATTATTGACATCACACAAAAGGTGTTTGAAAACGATATTTTTGCCATGATTATGCTTGTAGAAGCAGAAAAAAATACAGATATAAAAGGTTTGCAGGAGAAATTTAAAGATGTTGAGGAAAAAATTGGGGTAAGAATTTACTTGCAGCATGAAAATATTTTTAAGGCAATGCATAGAATATAGTTTTTTAAAATTTTTTAAGCAATTATTTAAGAATTTTAGGAGGGAAAAATGAATTTATTACCTGATGAAATACTGGAAACGATAGGTATGGTTGAAATGCAGAATCTTGATGTAAGAACTGTTACAATGGGAATAAGCCTGCTTGACTGCATTGATGCAGATGCCGAAAAAACAGCAGAAAATATTTATAACAAAATTACAGAAAATGGAAAAGATTTGGTAAAAATCGCTGATGAAGTAGCAAGCAAATATAATATGCCAATTATTAACAAAAGAGTTTCAGTTACTCCAATTTCAATAATTGGAAATGCAACTAATGCCGAAGATTACACAATTTTTGCAAAAGCACTTGATAGAGCGGCGAAAACAATAGGAATTGACTTTATTGGAGGATTTTCGACACTTGTGGACAAAGGTTTTACAAAAGGGGATGTTAAGCTGATAAACAGTATTCCGAAGGCGCTTTCTGAAACAGACAGAGTTTGCTCTTCTGTAAATGTAGGGTCTACAAAGTCAGGAATCAACTTGGATGCTGTAAAAATGATGGGAAAA
Coding sequences within it:
- the nadR gene encoding multifunctional transcriptional regulator/nicotinamide-nucleotide adenylyltransferase/ribosylnicotinamide kinase NadR; this translates as MQKNGIIFGKFYPLHIGHVDFIQRASGYVENLYVVVCTDDDRDKKLFEDSKMKKMPTVKDRIRFVEKTFKHQKNIKIIHLAEDGIPFYPNGWKLWSERVQETLLKNKIKVDIIFTNETQDVENYKNNFLTLPNFEKTFNKNLEIKLIDINRNNFHISATEIRKNPYKNWFFIPKYVREFFVLKVAIIGSEYSGKTNLTHKLANYYNTTYVKEYRKEYIKEEMQNHIENIQYSDYSNIAYEHNRRILESIKNADKLTFIDTEFSSLQTFSIIQNDTKNPVIEDFIKHSNFDILLYIEKKSNSKDKSKYKTSEYDKILQSLLEQNNQEFIQLYYKNNSSLTENYIKSIEIINKYLEIN
- a CDS encoding DNA recombination protein RmuC; this encodes MITVVIIIVIINIVTVVGTIIFLNKKNIENEEKMLLNQINENNQQNFEENKKKFDEIEKTISLNAKNNLLEGINNLQNKLSENNEKLLLRFNQLGQNLSGTMNDNNQLLSKNHTENSQLLTSSMNNNIQKLSVRLNENNTALTGVMTENNQSLTKNINEFKDGLTKNINENFEKLSQKIENRLDVMNMKVEERLSKGFEETTKTFGNVLERLSKIDEAQKKIEALSSNVVSLQDILTDKKSRGIFGEIQLYQILSSVFGEKNDKLYQKQYKLSNGTIVDSIIFTPEPLGNIAVDSKFPLENYRKMYNNDLSQIERENARKDFVTDLKKHIDAISSKYIIKNETSEQAILFLPAEAIFAEINAYHTDIIEYAYKKNVRIASPTTLISVLTVIQVMMTNLERDKYANIIQQELEKLNVEFTRYRTRWDNLQKDIEKVSKDVKEINTTSNKISKRFTEISNAKFEEKTVNNNVENLKILEMEE
- a CDS encoding YihY/virulence factor BrkB family protein, with the protein product MKEKKNFQKQKKEVKENGFKRKISEIKRMIYLIYRNYRDGETQILAISLTYYSLLAIFPVVALVLGITKGFGLDKIFIQKFFELWPGNNSFLRVIVDVAQRLLLSTESSILTGVGIVILIYSAVKVLIMLENSFNKIWKINKKRSITRRVIDYIAIIFLGPIFFVLLSALNSVAVEEISKHFSGNAVIMNLFIGLFGPATYIILFSYLFYVIPNTNVKIKPAVYAGIVTTLLTFGWKLLFLLLQSSITRYNIIYGSLALIPIFLIWVQYVWVTILLGAQIAFSIQTSDEFLYSEKIEMPIKVKREAGILILSLIIKNFVEKKESFTYQKLTDRLGMEVFFVKEILSDLEKMGFINEVFYDKNSDSQYQVAYSPESITIREFMKKFDTKNIEHYENIFDNLNEEDKKLLEKIREKLAMKKIENPDPEFENTPEKEETYFSESEQPENFQNPIKPRNPEELTIDFQISKQKNENLQIKDSPKIIRKERINRESEVQTSQSEDNNSQDTQKRVRYEDGTWKFF
- the thiI gene encoding tRNA uracil 4-sulfurtransferase ThiI, coding for MSSYTDKNLLNSIGLSYGELSLKGKNRGQFEKKLKNKINKVLKGFDYQLFDDLSKLYVLINPENLDEVTDKLKKVFGIVGLNQSAKVERNDEFIKEKVLDFAKYAYENGARTFKITVNRSNKGFEKKSMDYARELGGHVLVNSSFEKVKMKDPDVMINVDIRKNAYIYTDRIKTYGGLPLGSTGKGLVLLSGGIDSPVASFMMAKRGMRLNFITFHSFPFTSQQALEKVKELTDILSLYVGKTRLYSLNILKIQEAINTQTKKDLATILTRRAMMRLAERLSNTMQYQALITGESLGQVASQTMGGLTCTNASVEKLPVFRPLIGMDKTEIIEIAKEIETYEKSIEPYEDSCVIFAPKHPVTNPKMEDVLEEEAKIENYDEIMNEIFEEREYFNFG
- a CDS encoding cysteine desulfurase family protein, giving the protein MIYLDNSASTKPRKEVINVLVETMEENYANPDAIHDFSHKTLLKIKNAKKIVSDYLKVEADRIYFTAGGGDGNNLVLQGIINANSRIKKHLITTKIEHPSVYEVFKHYENLGFKVDYLNVDKDGFIDIEELENMIREDTVIVSVGAVNSETGAIQDLEQISKIIKMKNRDTYFHTDFVQGLGCTNIKFDKIPVDAITISGHKIHAPKGIGAIYINKRVKIANIIYGSNAENGIVKRTMPTELILAFTKAVEILIKEEKNEMEHSQKLKEMLANKISEEITNIKFNSLLSIEKSSPKVLNVSFNGTKGEVLTHFLGMYQIYVSTGSACSSKKGNSRILEVMGLTQSELDGAIRFSFSKDNTEKEIDEVVKRLKESVERIRKMR
- the sppA gene encoding signal peptide peptidase SppA, whose amino-acid sequence is MKFLNFFKRFLIFTLKEIYSFFLKLSLLIFVIFIIGISTIAIFSSKDKNEKIKKSYEYILFNVSDVTEDKIIGSNFLSDEKLSYMDILNSLDDIKNNNQVKGVIISLDTINLSSAKIEELSKKFEELKANNKKIYAFGAYITNANYKLASIANEVVMVPSTSASLDLTGYHYSDLYYKGLFDKLGVNMEVVRIGNYKSYGENYTGNEMTPELRSELTRILENRYDKFVTEISKNRKIDKNVLNNDIVNGNNINLTPFAARDKNFVDKLEHFSDFTKRLNIREDNVADIYDYYEKRVEDGKIGNPRNGTIAVIYAEGSILYDPTDVTEGVITPDNILQKIEKAMKTKNLKGIVLRVNSGGGSALASEIIYQELTKLNIPIYVSMSDTTASGGYYISMAGNKVFANNATITGSIGVVSMLPKFNNAQNKYGVHSNSVSKGKYSEIYDSFEPLSEESRAKISQSMQETYKEFKSRVSKNRKIDENTLEGYAQGKIWLGDEAKNINLIDGIASLDEVIKIMAKDLNLHNNYAVESIYLEEDFSHKLKSLTRMVTEKFSLTTQLKKNIPEAKKVFNEYDFAVQNQNKPLYYLTYKLNLY
- a CDS encoding tetratricopeptide repeat protein codes for the protein MKKLAILGIIALAHTAQAGYLEDGNSYFKNNNYPKAEQMYLKAIKENDGEIETMYNLGTLYYEQNKFDKAKEMFLKAIQKGHVKAMYNLGILYYNQNDRINAKKYVKQASDLDYEEAQEVYKKMLQAGY
- a CDS encoding ACT domain-containing protein; translation: MNDRIVITVIGTDKTGIVANVSTKLSELSLNIIDITQKVFENDIFAMIMLVEAEKNTDIKGLQEKFKDVEEKIGVRIYLQHENIFKAMHRI